DNA sequence from the Caulobacter segnis genome:
GCCGAAGGCTATCGTCCTGGCGGCTTCAACACCGCGGGCCGCATCGGCCAGATCTTCGACGCCGCCGGGACTCCGCCGAGCCGCTACAAGGCCGACGAACTCTGGAATTACGAACTGGGGGTGAAGCTGCGCGCCTTCGACGACCGCCTGCAGGGTCGTGCGGCCGTGTTCTACGCCACCTGGGAGTCCGTGCAGAGTGACCAATACCTGGTCGATGGCGCGGCCTATACGGCCAATATTGGCAATGGCGACAACCGCGGCGTCGAGGCCGAGGCCGCCTTCCGGGTGAGCGAACGGCTCGACCTGCGCGCCGCGGCGCTACTCAACGATCCGGAGGTCACCAAGCTCAACCTGGCCTTCAGCACGCGCAAGTACGCCAGCCTTCCCGGCGTCGCGCGCGCCTCGGCCAGCCTTGGCTTCGACTACCACCGGGATCTGGCCAACGGCCCGACGCTTCGGCTGCAGGGCCAGGCGTCCTATGTCGGCGGCTCCTATCTGACGTTCGACGCCGACACCTCCCACGAGATGGGCGAGTATCTGGGGCTGCGAGGCGTGGCCAGCCTGACCACGCCGGGCTGGACCCTGGCCGCGACGCTGGACAACCCCCTGAACAGCCGCGCCAACAGCTTCTCGTTCGGCAACCCGTTCCTGATCACCCGCGATCAGATCATCACCCCGCCCCGCCCCCGGACCCTGACCGTGCGGCTGACGGCGCGGTTCTAGGCGTTCGCCCGGGCGCCGCCCGCGCCCTCGCGGGGCAACCGCGCGCGGTAGACCGCCTGGCCTTCGAGATCGCGGAACTCCAGGTCGAGTGTTTCGGCCTCCAGCCTGAAGGCCGCGAAGCCGGGCCGCGAGAGGCAGAAGCGGGTGCCGGCCACCGCTTCGACCTTGTCACCGGCGTCCGCGCCGGATCCGGTGCAGATGTAGTCGACGCGTCCTCGGCGGATGTGCTGCAGGCTATGGTCGTGGCCGTTGACATAGGCTTGCACGCCATGGGCTTCGAGCAGCGGCGCGACCTTCTCGACGAGCTCGGGACTGTCGCCATGGCCGCCCGAGTAGATGGGGTGATGGCCCATGACGATCTTCCAGGGCGCGCGTGAACGGCTCAGTTCGCGCTCCAGCCAGGCGATCTGCTGGGCGTCGTCGTGGCGCTCGCGGTGACCACGCGCCATCTGCTGGAGCATCTCGTCGTAGTTGCCGCCGTCCACCAGGGGCGCGGTGTCGATCACGAAGAGATCGAGCAGGCTCGAACCGAGGGCCTCGCCGCCGATCTTGAAATAGCGGCTGGGCATGCGCCAGCGCGAGCTCAGCGCGGTATAGTCGATCTGCGCCTGGACCGCGCCGCGATAGTCGTGGTTGCCGAGCGCGGCGTACCAGGGCGTCTGCAGGGCCGGCGCGTCGTAGACGTCTTCGAAGGACGCGCGCCAGTGCGGGTCGTCCACCGACTTGACGCCGGCCGGATAGAAGTTGTCGCCGGCCGACAGCACGAAGCGGCTGGCCAGATCCCGCGCCGTCACGCCCATGACCTGGGCGACCTGGCGCTGGGAGCGCTTGCCGCGACGTCCCCAGTCGCCGAGCGCGACGAAGGCGATCGCCTCGCGCTCGTCCGCGACGGCCGGAGCGGCGAAGACCGTACTCGCGGCGAGTCCTTGCAGAAGCGCGCGGCGGCCCAGGGACGATCGGGACATCAGAACCTCCGGAACGATCCGCGGGCCCAGGCGACCCGTGCTCTCAAGGACGGCGCCGGCCCGCCAACCTCTCACGGTTTGGCGAAAACCTCATGCGCTCAAGACGCCATTAATTGAGAGTCACTTGCATTAGCAAATTGACCGTGGCACGAGCCCATTAAGCAAGGCCGAGACTGGAAAGCGGCCCGTCGAGGTCCGCGTGTCCGAGCTTCCCCCGCCGTCCATTCGCCTCGCCCGCCTCGCGGATCTGTCCCAGGCGTCGCTGCGAGCGCTGATCGAGAACTCGCCGGCCGAAGCCGCCGCGATCCTGCGCGTGGGCGCCGAGGCCGGTCTCGCGGAGGCCCAGGCGGTCTATGGCCAGATGCTGCTGGACGGACGTGGCGTGAAACCCGATCCGGCGACGGCCCTGTCCTGGTTCCTGGCCGCGGCGCGGCAGGACCATGCCATGGGCATGAACATGGCCGGGCGCTGCCTCGACCAGGGTTGGGGCGCGCCGGTCGACAAGGCGGCGGCGGTGGCGTGGTTCCAGCGCGCCGCCGAGGCGGGCCTGGACTGGGGCATGTACAACTACGCCAGTGCGCTGGGCCTGGGCGCCGGCGTGGCCCGGGACGAACAGGCGGCCGTGGCGTGGTTCGAGGCGGCCGCCAGGTTGGGCCACGTGAAATCGATCAACTTCCTGGGCGGCTTCTACGAGGAAGGCCGCC
Encoded proteins:
- a CDS encoding purple acid phosphatase family protein, with protein sequence MSRSSLGRRALLQGLAASTVFAAPAVADEREAIAFVALGDWGRRGKRSQRQVAQVMGVTARDLASRFVLSAGDNFYPAGVKSVDDPHWRASFEDVYDAPALQTPWYAALGNHDYRGAVQAQIDYTALSSRWRMPSRYFKIGGEALGSSLLDLFVIDTAPLVDGGNYDEMLQQMARGHRERHDDAQQIAWLERELSRSRAPWKIVMGHHPIYSGGHGDSPELVEKVAPLLEAHGVQAYVNGHDHSLQHIRRGRVDYICTGSGADAGDKVEAVAGTRFCLSRPGFAAFRLEAETLDLEFRDLEGQAVYRARLPREGAGGARANA
- a CDS encoding tetratricopeptide repeat protein, translated to MSELPPPSIRLARLADLSQASLRALIENSPAEAAAILRVGAEAGLAEAQAVYGQMLLDGRGVKPDPATALSWFLAAARQDHAMGMNMAGRCLDQGWGAPVDKAAAVAWFQRAAEAGLDWGMYNYASALGLGAGVARDEQAAVAWFEAAARLGHVKSINFLGGFYEEGRLKPRDLELARACYARAADGGDFRGQFNLARLLAEDGHVDDALELIALAREASPPGFRAIMAQYLRASPIPALRQAAIG